In Scophthalmus maximus strain ysfricsl-2021 chromosome 21, ASM2237912v1, whole genome shotgun sequence, one genomic interval encodes:
- the rreb1a gene encoding ras-responsive element-binding protein 1 isoform X6: MSRRKQPNPNKVKPVMENSTEELQEGGGANTELKEEEITEEKTHNNLKGAMNGTKEAAAESGGEKLQNGDRGGGGGGAMAAEGGDLSSINAMMSTVMLAAETINGGAEAEGASGATSANSSTGPSPSPSPSKSLTAAMRAPPSRNARRSQESKDDSSQFICPLCDRDCQTQHQLTMHIRQHNADAGATDHSCSICGKCLSSASSLDRHMLVHSGERPYKCVVCGQTFTTNGNMHRHMKIHDKDPATGMLPICPPTIAKRRRPSVKRRQGPEEENGEEPPSKKLVEDAAAAEESAAAVHGSEEELLPCPICFKTCSSRLELDAHMDTHPDTALRCDLCCLSFRTHRGLLRHNAAVHKLLPQDPSGRPFIQNNPSIPTGFNDLAFIDFSCKKFAHIAQVWCETNLRRCISKFHRFVCDSCDKAFPLRSALDLHKTTSHNDAEVEEDGAAENGVESDGHGEEKEVPRSEQASFMDVLGLQHISTVKSGPTDDEIHQAHLDSIKVIHVEPPCSSLPQEPASSFLSGGLGLTLGLGVGGLAALSIPLLEASALQGLSQKDALSLLSMQPFPTGFLLQPDGGAATASAASSGAKPSEASGGGIMELADIQQILKVATAAPNQMGLTLPPLAKAPGLTGGQGPVPAQKAMPPLKPKPPITPRSSLTATTPPPLQNSQQASLGCISPSLPPPTPTLFKTPSSSSSSSSSSSSSSSGNGGQMDAECMGDAHTPLSDSPPAATTAVHEEAGLSGRKLGTKGGNNANAGSAKGSFPCRFCDQVFAFSGVLQAHMRFHLGILPHQCNICDYVAPDKATLIRHLRTHSGERPYVCRVCHYPFTVKANCERHLRKKHAKTSRKDIEKNIKYITSTTAGNFAGAITTPTQDTETGSTGAETTCRFCGEDLKTYRALQIHLRTHNGCQRKPFECRRCGAAFLAKRNCIHHLLKQHPEVQEREIEEHIATLQPAAAATVASARAAPANQTVPNGIGQSLIQALQAVKVEEPANMVYPAELDQPLDFSAKGRGAGSQMGSPGVKLESGSPSFDCSALDQPIDLSIPSKRQRREVAGGEQREIKTEQSGGSIVEQQLALALSKDEKAVGALHPHPQLGCYQLPPGSTPPPTPFPTLNNSARAQRLKPLLPKPASSTSGPSAALKDLPPLASIAQIIHSVSGAPDLLKREAVPLDCKPQGVVASSQADSAADAPGPSAAPDKPSDEPSEGPSRKRSRKKAAALALKEKTPVSGSGGGIDLESSGEFASVEKMLATTDTNKFSTYLLSGAADLEGKRGDGDRGAEEKDGGVKEEGKSATTPSKVKKNAYSNSVQKMTCPFCPRVFPWASSLQRHMLTHTDVFSSSRSSVCLSPGQKPFPCPKCDAFFSTKSNCERHLLRKHGVTHRTLRRNGALGRKDGDDGSQDSAESQSETEQIAPEAQDLSSVAEDSSPPPASESPTPGEQEMDTPNASPSPKPSQGHSPADDGAEPPDADASEQPDQQGAAPSNKVDSADDDDCHSNKSLDLNFGKKLIDFKLSPSSGSAQEEQSSQPTSSSSSSSSSSAPHVETESPEKEEKERSASFCSGSLVVKQQPEYKHVCRVCKKSFRYATTLARHERAHLSEETPTPAPVEETSPAKDEVTEGDVTKMTEEEEEEEEEEKKMETEMEVEDGGLKSESEVGESGESEEEEKEKEERSDEEKEERSDEEKEKEERSDEETSEPKSLDGGRVDKRKKICNVCGKRFWSLQDLTRHMRSHTGERPYQCQTCERTFTLKHSLVRHQRIHLKLRGADGSSAANEDASEDGDSCTPTPTSTCPPSENESECGSSAAGAKELEEEEEDVKEELEEEEDHVNEEPEEEGNPAKPELVAASEEPTTVASGDADAEETSELSEDSAAQRPSTDTTPGHQATDTKTTASDSNQKSTSKDSSPSSASAPAGEAAPAEGFIHVLPNGEPPAVGAD; encoded by the exons CAGTGATGGAAAACTCCACAGAGGAGCTGCAAGAAGGGGGAGGAGCCAACACTGAgctaaaggaggaggagataacggaggagaagacgcACAATAACCTCAAAG gagcgATGAACGGAACGAAGGAGGCGGCGGCcgagagcggaggagagaagcTCCAGAATGGagaccgaggaggaggaggaggcggagccatGGCGGCAGAGGGAGGTGACCTGTCTTCCATCAACGCCATGATGTCTACAGTGATGTTGGCGGCGGAGACGATCAACGGCGGGGCAGAAGCAGAGGGAGCGAGCGGAGCGACCTCGGCCAACTCCTCCACCGGCCCGTCGCCGAG CCCCTCCCCCAGCAAGTCGCTCACGGCAGCCATGAGAGCCCCGCCCAGCCGCAATGCACGACGAAGCCAg gaATCAAAAGACGACAGCTCCCAGTTCATCTGTCCTCTGTGCGACAGGGACTGTCAGACGCAACACCAGCTCACCATGCACATCAGACAG CACAACGCCGACGCCGGAGCGACGGATCACTCGTGCAGCATCTGTGGGAAATGTCTGAGCTCGGCCTCGTCGCTCGACAGACACATGCTGGTTCACAGCGGAGAGCGACCGTACAAGTGTGTTGTCTGTGGACAGACCTTCACCACCAACGGCAACATGCACAG ACACATGAAGATACACGACAAGGACCCAGCCACAGGGATGCTCCCCATCTGCCCCCCCACCATCGCCAAGCGCCGCCGTCCGTCCGTCAAGAGGAGGCAGGGGCCGGAAGAGGAGAACGGAGAGGAGCCGCCCAGCAAGAAG ttgGTGGAGGACGCGGCGGCAGCTGAGGAGTCGGCGGCGGCGGTTCACGGATCGGAGGAGGAGCTGTTGCCATGTCCGATCTGTTTCAAGACCTGCAGCTCCAGACTGGAGCTGGacgcacacatggacacacaccctgacaccgcactgag GTGTgacctctgctgcctctctttcCGAACTCACCGCGGTCTGTTGCGTCACAACGCGGCGGTTCACAAGCTGCTGCCTCAGGACCCCAGCGGACGCCCCTTCATCCAGAACAACCCCTCCATCCCCACCGGCTTCAACGACCTCGCCTTCATCGACTTCTCCTGCAAGAAGTTTGCTCACATTGCGCAG GTTTGGTGTGAGACGAACCTCCGTCGCTGCATCAGTAAGTTCCACCGGTTCGTCTGTGACAGCTGTGACAAGGCGTTCCCCCTCCGCTCCGCCCTCGACCTCCACAAGACCACCTCCCACAACGACGCGGAGGTCGAAGAGGACGGAGCTGCAGAAAATGGCGTTGAGAGCGACGGTCATGGCGAAGAGAAGGAAGTCCCGCGCTCGGAGCAGGCCAGCTTCATGGACGTCCTCGGGCTCCAGCACATCTCTACC GTGAAGTCTGGTCCCACAGACGATGAGATCCATCAGGCGCACCTGGACAGCATCAAGGTGATCCACGTGGAGCCGCCGTGCTCCAGCCTCCCCCAGGAGcccgcctcctccttcctgtccgGGGGTCTGGGGCTGACCCTGGGGCTGGGCGTCGGCGGCCTGGCGGCCCTCAGCATCCCTCTGCTGGAGGCCTCGGCCCTGCAGGGCCTGTCCCAGAAAGATGCCCTCAGCCTGCTGTCAATGCAGCCTTTCCCGACCGGCTTCCTCCTGCAGCCTGACGGCGGCGCCGCGACGGCCAGCGCCGCCTCGTCCGGTGCCAAGCCCAGCGAGGCAAGTGGAGGAGGGATCATGGAGCTGGCGGACATCCAGCAGATCCTCAAAGTGGCGACTGCAGCGCCCAATCAGATGGGACTGACCCTCCCGCCTCTGGCCAAAGCTCCTGGACTCACTGGAGGTCAAG GTCCAGTCCCGGCTCAGAAGGCGATGCCTCCCTTGAAGCCCAAACCTCCCATCACGCCGCGCTCCAGCCTCACAGCCACGACTCCGCCCCCCCTCCAGAACTCCCAACAGGCTTCACTGGGCTGCATCAGCCCCAGCCTGccacctcccacccccaccctcttCAAAacaccttcctcatcctcatcctcctcctcctcctcttcctcctcttcatctggGAACGGAGGGCAGATGGATGCAGAGTGCATGGGCGACGCTCACACGCCACTGTCTGATTCGCCGCCAGCTGCGACTACGGCTGTGCACGAGGAGGCAGGGCTTAGTGGCAGAAAGCTGGGAACCAAAGGGGGGAACAACGCCAACGCTGGTTCGGCGAAAGGCTCGTTCCCGTGCCGCTTCTGCGACCAGGTGTTTGCCTTCTCGGGCGTCCTGCAGGCTCACATGCGCTTTCACCTTGGCATCCTTCCTCACCAGTGCAACATCTGCGACTACGTGGCTCCGGACAAAGCTACGCTGATCCGACACTTGCGGACGCACAGTGGCGAGCGGCCGTACGTCTGTCGGGTGTGCCACTATCCCTTCACTGTCAAAGCCAACTGCGAGCGCCACCTCAGGAAGAAGCATGCCAAGACCTCGAGGAAGGACATTGAGAAGAACATAAAGTACATCACCTCCACCACCGCGGGGAACTTTGCAGGAGCGATCACCACGCCCACCCAGGACACGGAGACGGGCTCCACCGGGGCTGAGACCACGTGCCGGTTCTGCGGCGAGGACCTGAAGACGTACAGGGCGCTACAGATCcacctgcgcacacacaacGGCTGCCAGAGGAAGCCCTTCGAGTGCCGGCGCTGCGGCGCAGCTTTCCTGGCCAAACGCAACTGCATCCACCACCTGCTGAAGCAGCACCCCGAGGTGCAGGAGAGGGAGATCGAGGAACACATCGCCACGCTTCAgccggccgccgccgccaccgttGCCTCTGCCCGCGCTGCTCCGGCGAATCAGACGGTGCCGAACGGGATTGGCCAGTCTCTGATCCAGGCACTCCAAGCTGTGAAGGTGGAGGAACCGGCCAACATGGTTTATCCTGCAGAACTGGACCAGCCGCTGGACTTCTCCGCCAAAGGTCGTGGAGCCGGGAGCCAGATGGGGTCACCTGGGGTCAAACTGGAGAGCGGCTCCCCGAGCTTCGACTGCTCCGCCCTGGACCAGCCCATCGATCTGTCCATCCCCAGCAAAAGGCAGCGGAGAGAGGTGGCGGGCGGCGAGCAGAGGGAGATCAAGACGGAGCAGAGCGGCGGCAGCATCGTAGAGCAGCAGCTCGCTCTGGCTCTGTCCAAGGACGAGAAGGCGGTCGGCGCCCTGCACCCTCACCCCCAGCTCGGCTGTTACCAGCTCCCCCCTGGGtccacccctccccccacccccttccccaCCCTCAACAACTCGGCTCGAGCTCAGCGCCTCAAACCACTGCTGCCCAAACCGGCGTCCTCCACCTCCGGACCGTCCGCTGCCCTGAAAGATCTGCCTCCTCTGGCCTCCATCGCTCAGATCATCCACTCTGTCTCCGGAGCTCCAGACCTGCTGAAGAGAGAGGCCGTCCCGCTGGACTGCAAACCCCAGGGGGTCGTTGCTTCCTCGCAGGCCGATTCTGCTGCAGACGCCCCAGGACCCTCCGCTGCTCCGGACAAGCCGAGCGACGAACCGTCCGAGGGACCGtccag aaaacggtccaggaAGAAGGCGGCTGCCCTGGCACTGAAGGAGAAGACGCCTGtgagcggcagcggcggcggcattGACTTGGAGTCCAGCGGTGAGTTCGCCAGCGTGGAAAAGATGCTCGCCACCACCGACACCAACAAGTTCAGCACCTATCTGCTGAGTGGAGCTGCCGAcctggagggaaagagaggag AtggtgacagaggagcagaggagaaggacggaggagtgaaggaggaggggaagtcGGCGACAACGCCCTCCAAAGTGAAGAAGAACGCCTACTCCAACTCTGTCCAAAAGATGACCTGCCCCTTCTGCCCCCGAGTGTTCCCCTGGGCCAGCTCGCTGCAGAGacacatgctgacacacaccg ACGTTTTCTCCTCATCCAGAtcgtccgtctgtctctctccaggtCAGAAACCGTTCCCATGTCCGAAGTGCGACGCCTTCTTCTCTACCAAGTCCAACTGCGAGCGCCACCTGCTGAGGAAGCACGGCGTGACGCACAGGACGCTGCGGCGCAACGGCGCCCTCGGGAGGAAGGACGGAGACGACGGCTCGCAGGACAGCGCAG AGAGTCAGTCGGAGACAGAGCAGATTGCACCAGAAGCACAAGACCTCAGCAGCGTCGCCGAAGActcaagccccccccccgcatcaGAGAGCCCGACCCCTGGCGAGCAAGAGATGGATACGCCAAACGCAAGCCCCTCCCCCAAACCAAGCCAAG GTCACAGTCCAGCTGACGACGGTGCAGAGCCGCCGGACGCAGACGCCTCGGAGCAGCcggaccagcagggggcagcaccgAGCAACAAG GTGGACAGCGCGGATGACGACGACTGTCACAGCAACAAAAGTTTGGACCTGAACTTCGGCAAGAAGCTCATTGACTTTAAGCTCTCCCCGTCCTCAGGCTCTGCCCAGGAGGAGCAAAGCTCCCAGCccacctcatcttcctcctcgtcctcatcgtcctctGCTCCTCACGTCGAGACCGAGAGCccggagaaggaggagaaagagagaagtgcCTCCTTCTGTTCTGGCAGCCTCGTGGTGAAGCAGCAGCCCGAGTACAAGCACGTCTGTCGAGTTTGTAAGAAGAGTTTCCGTTACGCCACCACCCTCGCTCGCCACGAGAGGGCGCATCTCTCCGAGGAGACACCCACTCCGGCGCCAGTGGAGGAGACGTCGCCGGCGAAAGATGAGGTGACAGAGGGCGACGTCACTAAAATGacggaagaggaggaagaagaagaggaagaggagaagaagatggagacgGAGATGGAAGTGGAGGACGGAGGATTGAAGAGTGAGAGCGAGGTGGGGGAGAGCGGGGAgtcggaagaggaggagaaggagaaggaggagaggagcgacgaggagaaggaggagaggagcgacgaggagaaggagaaggaggagaggagcgacgAGGAGACGTCGGAACCAAAGAGTCTGGACGGAGGACGAgtggacaagaggaagaagatctGTAACGTCTGCGGCAAACGATTTTGGTCTCTGCAGGACCTGACAAGACACAtgaggtcacacacag GTGAACGACCGTACCAGTGTCAAACCTGCGAGAGGACGTTCACGCTGAAGCACAGTCTGGTCCGTCACCAGCGGATCCACCTGAAGCTCCGCGGCGCCGACGGATCCTCCGCCGCCAACGAAGACGCCAGCGAGGACGGAGACTCCTGCACCCCGACACCGACCTCCACCTGCCCGCCCTCAGAGAACGAGAGCGAGTGCGGGAGCAGCGCCGCCGGCgccaaggagctggaggaggaggaggaggatgtgaaagaggagctggaggaggaggaggaccatgTGAatgaggagccggaggaggagggaaaccCTGCAAAACCAGAGTTGGTCGCGGCCTCAGAAGAACCGACCACCGTCGCCTCCGGAGACGCGGACGCAGAGGAAACATCTGAACTTTCTGAAGACTCTGCGGCGCAGCGACCCTCCACCGACACGACCCCCGGCCATCAAGCTACTGACACAAAGACGACTGCGAGCGACAGCAACCAGAAATCCACCTCCAAAGActcgtccccctcctccgccaGCGCTCCAGCAGGAGAAGCCGCCCCAGCAGAGGGCTTCATCCACGTCCTGCCCAACGGAGAGCCTCCTGCGGTCGGGGCGGACTGA